One Chryseobacterium sp. StRB126 genomic region harbors:
- a CDS encoding SixA phosphatase family protein, giving the protein MKKLIISGLASMVVFFTGCERVSSQENQQAAVENRVANSANRTENPLGIPLPSEISSTETVCILLRHAEKENFGTDPNLTNAGKLRANELKRLLENVHIDNIYTTPYNRTKQTASPLAASKGITIKEYIPAATIAATQLFINSILAQNQGKVVVIVGHSNTVPDMVKVLSNNTLNVTISETQFDNIFITKNSSTAGSLFAVQKKYGQSTP; this is encoded by the coding sequence ATGAAAAAACTAATTATTTCGGGTTTGGCATCTATGGTAGTCTTTTTCACCGGTTGTGAAAGAGTTTCCAGCCAGGAGAATCAACAGGCTGCTGTTGAAAATCGTGTTGCGAATTCAGCCAACCGTACTGAAAATCCATTAGGAATTCCGCTTCCTTCAGAAATCAGCAGTACAGAAACGGTATGTATTCTGTTACGGCATGCAGAAAAAGAAAACTTTGGAACTGATCCTAATCTTACGAATGCCGGTAAACTCAGGGCCAATGAATTAAAACGTTTACTTGAGAATGTTCATATAGATAATATTTATACAACCCCATATAACCGTACAAAGCAGACAGCTAGTCCACTTGCAGCGAGCAAAGGAATTACGATTAAAGAATATATACCTGCCGCTACCATTGCTGCTACTCAATTATTTATTAACAGCATTCTAGCACAAAATCAAGGAAAAGTTGTAGTTATTGTTGGCCATTCTAATACTGTTCCTGATATGGTAAAGGTATTGAGTAATAATACATTGAATGTGACGATTAGCGAGACACAGTTTGATAATATATTTATTACAAAAAATTCTTCTACGGCGGGATCTTTGTTTGCGGTTCAAAAAAAATATGGACAAAGCACACCCTGA
- the miaA gene encoding tRNA (adenosine(37)-N6)-dimethylallyltransferase MiaA — protein sequence MKNLISVVGPTGIGKTKLAIDLAKHFKTEIVSCDSRQFFKEMKIGTAAPSDEELAEAPHHFIGNLSVEEYYSIGQYEEDALKKLNELFQNHDTVILVGGSMMYEKAVIEGLNDLPEANVENQEKLQKMMEEEGVEKLQEILKELDPEYFEVVDIHNHRRLLRAIDVIWQTNRKYSEQIAVSQDTRDFNVIRIGIEAPREELYDRINRRVDIMMEKGLLDEVKGLEKFKGLTALNTVGYAELFKYFDGEWDLDFAVSEIKKNSRRYAKRQLTWYRKANDIYYLSLGYTQNDFNNLIEFLSIQNK from the coding sequence ATGAAAAATCTGATTTCTGTAGTAGGACCCACCGGAATAGGGAAGACAAAACTGGCAATTGATCTGGCAAAGCATTTCAAAACCGAAATTGTTTCTTGTGATTCCCGACAGTTTTTTAAGGAAATGAAAATTGGAACAGCGGCTCCTTCTGATGAGGAATTGGCTGAAGCACCTCATCATTTTATCGGAAACCTTTCCGTAGAAGAATATTATTCTATTGGGCAATATGAAGAAGATGCTCTGAAAAAACTCAATGAACTTTTCCAAAATCATGACACCGTAATTCTCGTTGGTGGAAGCATGATGTATGAAAAAGCGGTGATTGAAGGTCTGAATGATTTACCTGAAGCCAATGTTGAGAATCAGGAAAAGCTTCAGAAGATGATGGAGGAAGAAGGAGTTGAAAAACTTCAGGAAATTTTAAAGGAACTGGATCCTGAATATTTTGAAGTGGTAGATATCCACAATCATCGAAGACTTTTACGGGCAATTGACGTGATCTGGCAAACGAATAGAAAATACTCTGAACAGATTGCTGTTTCTCAGGATACCAGAGATTTTAATGTGATCAGAATCGGAATTGAAGCTCCAAGGGAAGAATTGTATGACAGAATCAATCGCAGGGTTGATATCATGATGGAAAAGGGTCTTTTGGATGAAGTGAAAGGTTTGGAGAAATTCAAAGGATTGACTGCGTTAAATACAGTTGGTTATGCAGAATTATTCAAATATTTTGATGGAGAGTGGGATCTTGATTTTGCTGTGTCTGAAATTAAAAAGAACAGTCGAAGATATGCTAAACGTCAGCTGACCTGGTATAGAAAAGCCAATGATATTTACTATTTATCATTAGGTTACACTCAAAATGATTTCAATAATTTAATTGAATTTCTTTCTATTCAAAATAAATAA
- a CDS encoding YicC/YloC family endoribonuclease: MILSMTGFGRAEDVFEGKKITIDIKSLNSKSFDLNIKIPLRYKEKEFEIRKILNDRIIRGKVDCYVNIENLEESNDVKINKGLIDSYINELKNIASDAPDFEYLKMAVRLPDAITSRPDELTEGEWEALAKIVNAAVDRFEEFRKTEGSNLHEELNRNIQNIDKYLSEVIPFEEERIVSVKERYQKALKEFENVDETRFYQEMAYFTEKLDISEEKVRLTQHLKYYKEVMDNESFNGKKLGFISQEIGREINTLGSKANHAEIQKLVVRMKDDLEKIKEQTLNVL, from the coding sequence ATGATTTTATCAATGACTGGCTTCGGTAGAGCCGAAGATGTTTTTGAAGGAAAAAAAATAACAATAGATATTAAATCACTGAACAGCAAGAGCTTTGATTTAAATATCAAAATTCCTTTACGTTATAAAGAAAAAGAATTTGAGATCAGAAAAATTCTTAATGATAGAATTATCCGTGGAAAAGTTGACTGCTACGTCAATATTGAAAACCTTGAAGAATCTAATGATGTAAAAATCAATAAAGGTTTAATTGATTCATACATCAATGAACTTAAAAATATTGCATCTGATGCTCCTGATTTCGAATATCTGAAAATGGCAGTAAGACTTCCGGATGCTATCACCTCAAGACCTGATGAACTTACAGAAGGCGAATGGGAAGCATTAGCAAAAATTGTTAATGCTGCAGTAGACCGTTTTGAAGAATTCAGAAAAACTGAAGGCAGCAATTTACATGAAGAGCTTAACAGAAATATTCAAAACATTGATAAATATCTGAGCGAAGTGATTCCTTTTGAAGAAGAAAGAATTGTGAGTGTGAAAGAACGTTACCAAAAGGCTCTGAAAGAATTCGAAAATGTAGATGAAACGCGTTTCTATCAGGAAATGGCTTACTTCACAGAAAAATTGGATATTTCAGAAGAAAAGGTAAGACTTACACAACATTTGAAATATTACAAAGAAGTAATGGACAACGAATCTTTCAATGGTAAAAAACTGGGCTTTATTTCTCAGGAAATCGGAAGAGAGATCAACACATTAGGTTCCAAAGCCAATCATGCCGAAATTCAGAAACTTGTAGTGAGAATGAAGGATGATTTGGAAAAAATTAAAGAACAAACGTTAAACGTATTATAG
- the gmk gene encoding guanylate kinase, which produces MDKVIIFSAPSGSGKTTLVKHSLETFPELEFSISCTTRQPRGSEVHAVDYHFLSPDEFRQKISENAFVEYEEVYTDKYYGTLKSEVEKIWNQGKVVIFDVDVKGGISLKKYFGEKALSIFIEPPSIEELERRLILRNTDDAETIKTRVEKAEEEMSYASEFDRIVINSDLDEAKKEIESLIKSFINN; this is translated from the coding sequence ATGGATAAAGTAATTATATTTTCAGCGCCATCTGGAAGCGGAAAAACCACATTGGTAAAGCATTCCCTGGAAACTTTCCCGGAACTGGAATTTTCAATATCATGTACTACAAGACAGCCAAGAGGAAGTGAAGTACATGCTGTGGACTATCATTTTTTATCACCTGATGAATTCCGACAGAAAATTTCAGAAAATGCCTTTGTAGAATATGAAGAAGTATACACTGATAAATATTACGGAACTTTAAAATCTGAAGTGGAAAAGATCTGGAATCAAGGAAAAGTTGTTATTTTTGATGTAGACGTAAAAGGAGGAATCTCCCTGAAAAAATACTTCGGAGAAAAGGCTTTGTCTATTTTTATAGAGCCGCCCTCCATTGAAGAACTGGAACGAAGATTGATTTTAAGAAACACGGATGATGCGGAAACCATCAAAACCCGCGTTGAAAAGGCTGAAGAAGAAATGTCTTATGCCAGCGAATTTGACAGGATCGTAATCAATTCCGATCTTGATGAAGCTAAAAAAGAAATAGAAAGTTTAATAAAAAGTTTTATCAATAATTAA
- the nadA gene encoding quinolinate synthase NadA, which translates to MSTETLEKAKSAIPVKGFLDIKDITIPQGEELVKAILKLKEEKNAVILAHYYQPGEIQDIADFLGDSLQLARQAKETNADMIVFCGVHFMAEAAKILNPTKKVVLPDTMAGCSLADGCSGEGLRKMREQHPNALIATYINCNAETKAESDIIVTSSNAETVIEALPKDRPIIFAPDKNLGRYLSKKTGRDMILWDGSCIVHEAFSMERIAKQLAENPDAKLIAHPESEEAVLKLAHFIGSTSALLNYVEKDDCQKFIIATEEGILHEMRKRAPHKELIPALVFDESCNCSECFYMKRNTMEKLYLCMKYELPEILIDEELRLKALKPIEAMLDLSKSIK; encoded by the coding sequence ATGAGTACCGAAACATTAGAAAAAGCTAAATCTGCGATTCCTGTAAAAGGATTCCTGGATATAAAAGATATAACGATTCCTCAGGGAGAAGAATTGGTAAAAGCCATTCTGAAGCTTAAGGAAGAGAAAAATGCTGTAATCCTTGCCCATTATTACCAACCGGGAGAAATTCAGGATATCGCTGATTTTCTTGGAGATTCTTTACAGCTGGCAAGACAGGCAAAGGAAACCAACGCTGATATGATTGTATTCTGTGGGGTACATTTCATGGCTGAAGCTGCAAAAATTCTTAACCCAACTAAAAAAGTAGTTCTTCCTGATACGATGGCTGGATGCTCTTTGGCAGACGGATGTTCAGGAGAAGGTTTGAGAAAAATGCGTGAACAACATCCTAACGCTTTAATTGCCACTTACATCAACTGTAACGCAGAAACAAAGGCAGAAAGTGATATCATCGTAACAAGTTCAAATGCGGAAACAGTAATTGAAGCTCTTCCTAAAGACAGACCAATTATTTTCGCACCGGATAAAAACCTTGGAAGATATTTATCTAAAAAGACAGGCCGTGATATGATCCTTTGGGATGGAAGCTGCATCGTACACGAAGCATTTTCAATGGAAAGAATTGCAAAGCAACTTGCAGAGAACCCAGATGCAAAATTAATTGCACACCCGGAAAGTGAAGAAGCTGTTTTAAAATTAGCACACTTCATTGGTTCCACTTCTGCTCTATTGAATTATGTAGAAAAAGACGATTGTCAGAAGTTTATCATTGCAACAGAAGAAGGAATTCTTCACGAAATGAGAAAACGCGCACCACACAAGGAATTGATTCCTGCATTGGTTTTTGATGAAAGCTGCAACTGCTCAGAATGTTTCTATATGAAACGTAATACAATGGAAAAATTGTATTTATGTATGAAATATGAACTTCCTGAGATCCTTATCGATGAAGAGTTAAGATTAAAAGCACTGAAGCCAATTGAGGCGATGCTTGATCTTTCTAAAAGTATAAAGTAA
- a CDS encoding bacteriocin-like protein, translating to MKNLKKLNRKELGYVNGAIGSNCSRCPQHTTYGTGPNDAPCSAYQALPLYCKACVIVSMECVDGGVS from the coding sequence ATGAAAAATTTAAAGAAATTAAACAGAAAAGAGCTTGGATACGTAAACGGTGCAATAGGATCAAACTGCAGCAGATGTCCACAACATACAACTTATGGAACTGGGCCAAACGATGCTCCATGCAGCGCTTACCAGGCACTTCCTTTATACTGCAAAGCGTGTGTAATTGTAAGTATGGAATGTGTGGATGGCGGAGTTTCTTAA